The Chamaesiphon minutus PCC 6605 DNA window GTATCAGTACTCGAATTAGACGGACAATTGGGCAATCTAGAGCAAGTAAGTTATATCGAGAGCCACTTGAGCAATATTTCCACCAAACACAAAGGTGAAATGACTAGCCTCCTGCTTCAACACCGCGAGTATCCTGGTTCCAATAATGGTACTGGTTTATTCCAAGTCATGGTCGGTCTAAAAATGAGAGCGACTTACGAACGTTTGACTTCTAAAGAAGCTAAAGTTGCTGCTAAAGTCTAATAGAGTTAACAGGTAATTTGGCTTAAGTTAGATCGAAAACAAGAGAGGGTAGTGTAAAACGCCCTCTCTTTTCGATCGGGAGCAATCTCGATCGATGTTCGATTAGCCCAACTTGGCCTTCGATAGAAGTCCAATGAGAGGTGCGATCTTGTTAAGATATAATCGATGTGATTCGATCGATATTGCGATGATTGCTACCACGACAAAAAAACTCACGAAAGCAGAATTTTGGGCGTTAGCAGATGCTAGCGATCTCACTTATGAATTAATCGATGGCATTGCCGTATCTAAAACGTCCCCTAAATATTTTCACTCTCGCTCTACTCTAGCTTTAGTTAATATCCTGAACTTATGGAGCGATGGGCGTGGGAGAGTTGGGATCGAATGGGCATTCGAGCTAAACGAACATTTTACATCCGTACCGGATTTGATATATGTTTCATTCGATCGATTGCCGGAAAGTTGGAATGAAAATGCGGCTTGTCCAGTCCCACCCCATTAGTGACAAGTTAAGAAGCGATCGCACTTGTCAAGCGGGCTTGAGGCGATGAGTCGAAGAAAAAATTGTCTGTTCGACTCATAGAATCAGGAAAAGGTGCAATAATTAACTTAACATTAGGTTTACGAACAGTTTTAACAATACCTAAATCTTGATTCTCTGGGGCAGCAAAATAGGTGACTGGATTGGCAGCTAAACCTTTATGATGAGCTACATGAAAGTGATAAAGACCTCGATAAATCATCTCTAAAGAAATGCGGTCGAATGGGAGAGATAATTCATCAGCTACAGCATCACCTAAATCGACTAGAACTGCATAAAACAGCCAAGTCCCCCACATCTGTAATTTAATTCCATTAACTGAACCAGTCCATAAATAACTCAACCCGAGCAATCGTTTAACAGTATTAAAAGCCTCTTCAATTCGCCACCGTCTTCCGTACAAATCGGCGACTACATAGGGAGGAAGATTCAATGGGTCGAGTACACTAGTTAGATAAGAATACCAGACTTTACCCACTTTAATTTCGACTAATCTTACAGTTATATATGGAGTCTTTTTGGTGCCAGACCCCATCCGCACTATTCGGTCACGGATACTATAACTATTGCTAAATACTCGCTCTATCTGTAGCGATGCACCTTTTTTTAATCGAGTAATAAAATGAATATCTCTGTTAATTAATTCTTGCCAAAATTGGAAATGATAGAAGCCTCGATCCAAGAGCAATAAAGTGCCCGATGTTACTAAATTCAGGATATCTTTCTCAAAATTAACATCTGAAGCTTTGGGATTTTCTCTAAACCAGATTTCAATCGGCAATCTCGTCACCAAATCTATGACTACTCCCATTTTTCCCGCTAGTTGTCCGATTGGCACATCAGATAAGCTATCTAATTTCTTGAATATCGCTTCCAATGTGGAGCCATCACATGCCCAAATCCGCTCAAATTTTGCTTGAGCAAATTCAATGCTTTGTGGCAACAATCGCTGTTTTCTCTGGTGCCACTTCACTCTAAATTCTGGCAGTAATTCCTTAAACACTCTCTCAAATAACTCAGATGGAAAGGTCAGAAATCTTTGTGCAATCGCCTGTTGACTTACTTGTGTTGGCTCACACCACAAAAATCCTTCTCGCCCTAACATTCGGCTTAGTTCTCTGACTCCTGGCACATTCCGCCACAGTAGCGTCAGCACTGCTGCCATCATCAAGGGTAAATTTAACAGCCGATTTCTCAGCCCTAATTGTCGGTAGTAATGACTTTGATTGAAAATTGCTGGTGTCAATAAAGCCTCTACTTGAGCGGCGATGATCTCATCTTCCACACCTGGTTGGTGGTTCTTTTTGGCGTGGTCGCGGTTACTTCTTCGGCGGCTGGTCATCAGGCCTCTATTCCCTCAAACTCTTGACTAGAAACAGTTTGGCATCTTTTTATTACCCTTTTGACAAATCTCTGATTTTCTTAACTTGTCACGAATGGTCCCACCCGAACTCGCGATTGAAATTATCTCAACCGGACAAACGTTCGGACAAATGACCCAAAAAGCTGGCTATTATCTGACTGGAAATGTATTGCGAGTGTGGATAGTCGATCCAGAAGCTAAAAGTGTGACCGTATTTTATCCCGATCGCGCGCCCGTGACTTATATGGGTGAAGGCGTAATTACCGACGATTTATTTCCAGAGTTATCAGTGGCAATCGATCGATTATTTTAGAATTTAGTTTTGAGTTTTCAGGCGAACTATCCTTTAAGTTTGGATACCAATATCATCGGGATGGATGCCGTGATTTACCCACGTAATTGCAGCCTCGACTGTTTTCAGATCTAAAGGAACGTGCCGAACATGAATATGGGCGGTAGATGCACAAGTCATTTTCTGTAGCATCATCAGGCCGATCTCTGTAAAATGAAGCTACTCTTAACCGAGAAGTATTGGAAGTATATGGGAACCGCTCAATTAAGAACGCCTAGAACTATAATAGCCATTCTGATGCTCGATCGCCTAAATCTAGTAAGATGCTTACCGCCTTACCCAGTCGCGGTTTTTCATTAGTTTTTTCGATAAAGCTTTTGACTTGTTCGCTACTACCCATTGCGGCTAAATAAGAGCCAACCGTATCTAAATGAGCCAGATAATCTGTCTCTGAAAGTGGAAAAGATGCTTGTTCTTGATATTTCCACATCACCTGTAAATAGATTTTATTGGGTACCTTCCGCATTTGGACGTCATAGGAATAGCCCCATTTAGCAACGATAACTTCTCTTAATTCTTGTCCGGTCATTGGGATTTTGGATTTTGGATTTTGGATTATTTGGCGAACATCCTCTTACTAGATCGAGATCGATCGAATGATTGGATTTTTAATTTTGCGGATGGCATCGCCTTAATATTTTTGATATCTAAAAATATTATTTAATTGCTGTATTAGCTAGCACTTACACTATTTTCAGTTCGCCTGTATTGCCATCTAAAATAGCTTCTACACCGACGGGGAGCGCGGCGTTGCAGCCATCGTGCCCGAAGGGGAGATTGGCGACGATCGGAATCTGAAGATCTGTCAGTCGATCGCGGAGGACTTCTTCTACTGTAAAGCTAGAACTCCCTTCTGGGGGGTCGCATTGGCTGAATCTGCCGATCGCAATTCCGGCAACTCGATGTAATGCGCCAGTGAGTCGCCAGTGAGTTAACAACCGATCGATCCGATAGGGAGCTTCAGTAACATCTTCGATTGCTAGAATCGTGCCAGCTAAATCTGGTTGATGGAGCGTTCCCAATAGATGCGTAGCCACAGTGAGATTGCAGGGTAATAACTTGCCCGTCGCTACATTGCTCACCCAACTATCTCCTTGTAGTGGGGGGAGTGGTGCGCCAGTAACTAACTTAAATAATCGATCGCACGACCATTCCGGCTCATCTGATAAAGTAGTTACTAATGGCCCGTGGACACCACCCGCAAATCCTGCTCGATCGAGACTCCATAATAGAGCTGTAATGTCTGAAAAGCCAATCAGCCACTTAGGTCGATCGCTCGGTTTCCATTGCCAATCTTCTAGCAATCGCATCCCACCATAACCGCCGCGCGCGCACAAAATCCCGCGACAGTCTGGATCTGCCCACGCAGCCGCCAATCGATCGCGTCGTGTGACATCGCTACCTGCTAAATATCCCCATGCTTGAGTAACATCTTCCGCCACTTCTACCCGATAACCGCGATCGCGCCAAATTCTAATGCCACGATCGAGTGCTGTTCGCTCTC harbors:
- a CDS encoding Uma2 family endonuclease; amino-acid sequence: MIATTTKKLTKAEFWALADASDLTYELIDGIAVSKTSPKYFHSRSTLALVNILNLWSDGRGRVGIEWAFELNEHFTSVPDLIYVSFDRLPESWNENAACPVPPH
- a CDS encoding IS4 family transposase — translated: MTSRRRSNRDHAKKNHQPGVEDEIIAAQVEALLTPAIFNQSHYYRQLGLRNRLLNLPLMMAAVLTLLWRNVPGVRELSRMLGREGFLWCEPTQVSQQAIAQRFLTFPSELFERVFKELLPEFRVKWHQRKQRLLPQSIEFAQAKFERIWACDGSTLEAIFKKLDSLSDVPIGQLAGKMGVVIDLVTRLPIEIWFRENPKASDVNFEKDILNLVTSGTLLLLDRGFYHFQFWQELINRDIHFITRLKKGASLQIERVFSNSYSIRDRIVRMGSGTKKTPYITVRLVEIKVGKVWYSYLTSVLDPLNLPPYVVADLYGRRWRIEEAFNTVKRLLGLSYLWTGSVNGIKLQMWGTWLFYAVLVDLGDAVADELSLPFDRISLEMIYRGLYHFHVAHHKGLAANPVTYFAAPENQDLGIVKTVRKPNVKLIIAPFPDSMSRTDNFFFDSSPQARLTSAIAS
- a CDS encoding Uma2 family endonuclease translates to MVPPELAIEIISTGQTFGQMTQKAGYYLTGNVLRVWIVDPEAKSVTVFYPDRAPVTYMGEGVITDDLFPELSVAIDRLF
- a CDS encoding DUF3067 family protein, with protein sequence MTGQELREVIVAKWGYSYDVQMRKVPNKIYLQVMWKYQEQASFPLSETDYLAHLDTVGSYLAAMGSSEQVKSFIEKTNEKPRLGKAVSILLDLGDRASEWLL
- a CDS encoding S66 peptidase family protein; the encoded protein is MIQPCQTPLPLKSGDLLRVIAPSGRLRERTALDRGIRIWRDRGYRVEVAEDVTQAWGYLAGSDVTRRDRLAAAWADPDCRGILCARGGYGGMRLLEDWQWKPSDRPKWLIGFSDITALLWSLDRAGFAGGVHGPLVTTLSDEPEWSCDRLFKLVTGAPLPPLQGDSWVSNVATGKLLPCNLTVATHLLGTLHQPDLAGTILAIEDVTEAPYRIDRLLTHWRLTGALHRVAGIAIGRFSQCDPPEGSSSFTVEEVLRDRLTDLQIPIVANLPFGHDGCNAALPVGVEAILDGNTGELKIV